A section of the Buchnera aphidicola (Mindarus japonicus) genome encodes:
- a CDS encoding MFS transporter — protein MFNLIKNKKKLDFKSTLKKNKIINFSKKNLFVSKKELVRKNTTDFIKISLSFFFAGFSTFSILYCVQPILPIFSKEFNLTPSQSSLSLSATTITMAIGMLFTGSFSDFFGRKKVMTISLLISAVLTILCSMVNNWNEIIIMRLLIGLALSGVTAVGMSYLSEEIHSNDLSFSIGLYIGGNTFGGFIGRFLSAIIGSYFSWKVVFLTIGIFSFFSTTIFLLMLPKSKNFKSISLNYISFVNSFLFHLKDRALIILFIIGFILMGSFITLFNYIGYRLMISPFFLDPNLISLLSIVYLTGVYTSPKAGALIKHYNRSTILIFSFFIMLIGLTITQLNNYFSIFLGLTLFSGGFFSAHSIASSSIGYRVKKAKGQASSMYLISYYFGASILGTIGGLFWLFGSWIGVSIFVLNLLLIGIFLSLKLQKMLKL, from the coding sequence TTGTTTAATTTAATTAAAAATAAAAAAAAATTAGATTTTAAATCAACATTAAAAAAAAATAAGATAATTAATTTCTCAAAAAAAAATTTATTTGTATCAAAAAAAGAACTAGTAAGAAAAAATACTACAGATTTTATAAAAATTTCTTTATCTTTTTTTTTTGCTGGATTTTCTACATTTTCTATTTTGTATTGTGTACAACCTATTTTACCAATTTTTTCTAAAGAATTTAACCTAACACCATCACAAAGTAGTTTATCTCTTTCTGCTACTACAATAACAATGGCAATTGGAATGCTATTTACTGGATCTTTTTCAGATTTTTTTGGAAGAAAAAAAGTTATGACAATTTCATTATTAATATCGGCTGTATTAACTATTTTATGTTCCATGGTAAATAATTGGAATGAAATAATTATTATGCGACTATTAATAGGATTAGCTTTAAGTGGTGTTACAGCAGTAGGGATGAGTTACCTTAGTGAGGAAATTCATTCCAATGACTTATCTTTTTCCATAGGATTGTATATCGGTGGAAATACTTTTGGAGGGTTTATAGGAAGATTTTTAAGTGCTATTATAGGAAGTTATTTTTCTTGGAAAGTAGTTTTTTTAACTATTGGAATTTTTTCTTTCTTTTCAACAACAATTTTTCTTTTAATGTTACCGAAATCAAAAAATTTTAAATCGATTTCATTAAATTATATTTCTTTTGTAAATAGTTTTTTATTTCATTTAAAAGATAGAGCTTTAATAATTTTGTTTATAATTGGATTTATTTTAATGGGAAGTTTTATAACATTATTTAATTATATAGGTTATCGATTAATGATATCTCCTTTTTTTTTAGATCCTAATTTGATTAGTTTACTTTCAATAGTTTATTTAACTGGAGTTTATACTTCTCCAAAAGCAGGTGCATTAATAAAGCATTATAACCGAAGTACAATACTAATTTTTTCTTTTTTTATTATGTTGATAGGTTTAACTATTACTCAATTAAATAATTACTTTAGTATTTTTTTGGGATTAACGTTATTTTCAGGAGGTTTTTTTTCTGCTCATTCAATAGCAAGTAGTTCTATAGGATATCGTGTGAAAAAAGCTAAAGGACAAGCATCATCGATGTATCTCATTAGTTATTACTTTGGTGCTAGTATTTTAGGAACAATAGGAGGTTTATTTTGGTTATTTGGAAGTTGGATAGGAGTTTCTATATTTGTTTTAAATTTATTACTTATAGGTATATTTTTATCTTTAAAGTTACAAAAAATGTTAAAATTATAA
- the rho gene encoding transcription termination factor Rho has product MNLTELKNTPVSELITLGEKIGLENLARMRKQDIIFSILKQHSKSGEDIFGNGVLEILQDGFGFLRSADSSYLAGPDDIYVSPSQIRRFNLRTGDTISGKIRPPKEGERYFALLKVNKVNFDKPENSRSKILFENLTPLHANSRLRMERGNGSKEDLTARVLDLASPIGRGQRGLIVAPPKAGKTMLLQNIAQSIAYNHPDCLLMVLLIDERPEEVTEMQRLVKGEVVASTFDEPASRHVQVAEMVIEKAKRLVEHKKDVIILLDSITRLARAYNTVVPASGKVLTGGVDANALHRPKRFFGAARNVEEGGSLTIIATALVDTGSKMDEVIYEEFKGTGNMELPLSRKIAEKRVFPAIDYNRSGTRKEELLTVPDELQKMWILRKIIHPMSEIDAMEFLIDKLSMTKTNNEFFDMMKRS; this is encoded by the coding sequence ATGAACCTTACCGAATTAAAAAACACGCCGGTTTCTGAATTAATTACTCTTGGCGAAAAAATAGGATTGGAAAATTTAGCACGTATGCGCAAGCAAGATATCATTTTTTCTATCCTAAAACAGCATTCAAAAAGTGGAGAAGATATATTCGGGAATGGTGTTTTAGAGATATTACAGGACGGATTTGGATTTTTACGTTCTGCAGATAGTTCTTATTTAGCTGGACCCGATGATATATATGTTTCTCCAAGTCAAATAAGAAGATTTAATTTACGTACAGGAGATACTATTTCTGGGAAGATACGTCCTCCTAAAGAAGGAGAACGATACTTTGCTCTTTTAAAAGTAAATAAGGTCAATTTTGATAAACCAGAAAATTCTCGTAGTAAAATTTTGTTTGAAAATTTAACCCCTTTACATGCTAATTCTCGTTTACGTATGGAAAGAGGAAATGGATCGAAAGAAGATTTAACCGCTCGAGTTCTTGACTTAGCTTCTCCAATTGGAAGAGGACAAAGAGGATTAATAGTAGCACCGCCTAAAGCTGGAAAAACTATGCTTTTACAGAATATAGCTCAAAGTATTGCTTATAATCATCCGGATTGTTTGTTAATGGTATTATTAATTGATGAAAGACCGGAAGAAGTTACAGAAATGCAACGATTAGTAAAAGGAGAAGTAGTAGCATCAACATTTGATGAACCTGCTTCAAGACACGTTCAAGTTGCCGAGATGGTAATTGAAAAAGCAAAACGATTAGTTGAACATAAAAAAGATGTTATTATTCTTTTGGATTCTATTACCAGGTTAGCTAGAGCATATAATACAGTCGTTCCAGCTTCCGGGAAAGTTTTAACAGGTGGGGTCGATGCTAATGCTTTACATCGTCCTAAACGATTTTTTGGTGCCGCTAGAAATGTAGAAGAAGGAGGTAGTTTAACAATTATTGCAACAGCGTTAGTTGATACAGGATCTAAAATGGATGAAGTAATTTATGAAGAATTTAAAGGAACTGGAAATATGGAACTACCATTATCTAGAAAAATAGCTGAAAAAAGAGTTTTTCCAGCAATTGATTATAATCGATCTGGAACAAGAAAAGAAGAGTTATTAACAGTTCCTGATGAATTACAAAAAATGTGGATTTTAAGAAAAATTATTCATCCAATGAGTGAGATTGATGCAATGGAGTTTTTAATTGATAAATTATCTATGACTAAAACAAATAATGAATTTTTTGATATGATGAAACGTTCTTAA
- a CDS encoding uroporphyrinogen-III synthase, with the protein MKILITRSPLEGEKLVRYLSKFKISAYNFPLIDFFPLPDLDIFLKKINFLKKNDILCALSKKSVFYASKILKEKKMIWPKNICYYAIGNSTANSLSFQTQKTVKYPLNKENSNKLFNLISKRKINNKNVIILKAFSSLNILEKKLTINGAKVIVINCYKSISKFQKKEEEIKNLKFDVIIITSVIILKELYNLFLVRNKRSWILKCIILTISNRIAEKAFFLGWKKVVITNSIKNENIKKKIFEIKKKFDRRKRI; encoded by the coding sequence ATGAAAATATTAATAACAAGATCTCCTTTGGAAGGAGAAAAATTAGTTAGATATTTATCTAAATTTAAAATATCAGCTTACAATTTTCCATTGATTGATTTTTTTCCTTTACCTGATTTAGATATTTTTTTAAAAAAAATAAATTTTTTAAAAAAAAACGATATTTTATGTGCATTATCTAAAAAATCGGTATTTTACGCTTCTAAAATTTTAAAAGAAAAAAAAATGATCTGGCCAAAAAACATCTGTTATTATGCAATTGGAAACAGTACAGCTAATAGTCTGAGTTTTCAGACTCAGAAAACTGTTAAATATCCACTAAATAAAGAAAATAGCAATAAATTATTTAATTTAATATCTAAAAGAAAAATAAATAATAAAAATGTTATTATTTTAAAAGCTTTTTCTTCTTTAAATATTTTAGAAAAGAAACTCACAATAAACGGAGCAAAAGTTATAGTAATAAATTGTTATAAAAGCATTTCAAAATTTCAAAAAAAAGAAGAGGAAATTAAAAATCTTAAATTTGATGTAATTATTATTACAAGTGTAATAATATTAAAAGAATTATATAATTTATTTTTGGTGAGGAATAAAAGAAGTTGGATTTTAAAATGTATAATATTGACAATTAGTAACAGAATAGCAGAAAAAGCGTTTTTTTTAGGATGGAAAAAAGTTGTCATTACTAACAGTATAAAAAATGAAAATATTAAAAAAAAAATATTTGAAATAAAAAAAAAATTTGATCGGCGAAAGAGGATTTGA
- the dapF gene encoding diaminopimelate epimerase encodes MNFSKMHGLSNDFIIIENITQNICLTSKEIQTISNRYTGIGFDQLLFVEKSTQSGIDFNYRIFNSDGKEVEQCGNGARCFAHFLYLKGFTKNKRISVSTKKGILILSILKNNLIKVNMGKPDFKPYNIPISTEKFREKYSLLIKNKKVSFGAVSIGNPHCVISVKNINTTLVDILSPSIQKNNFFPNSVNVGFMEIINSKKIKLRVYERGSKETNACGSGACAAVAVGIKQNLLSNKVIVELKGGKLEIFWKKEDNCIYMIGQATHVYDGVIYL; translated from the coding sequence ATTAATTTTTCTAAAATGCATGGATTGAGTAATGACTTTATAATAATTGAAAATATTACACAAAATATTTGTTTAACTTCTAAAGAAATACAAACGATATCTAATCGTTATACCGGAATAGGTTTTGATCAATTACTTTTTGTTGAAAAATCTACTCAATCTGGAATTGATTTTAATTATAGAATTTTTAATTCAGATGGTAAAGAAGTAGAACAATGTGGAAATGGAGCACGTTGTTTTGCTCATTTTTTATATTTAAAAGGTTTTACAAAAAATAAAAGAATTTCAGTTAGTACAAAAAAGGGAATTTTAATTTTGAGTATTTTAAAAAACAATCTTATAAAAGTAAATATGGGAAAACCTGATTTTAAACCTTATAATATCCCAATATCAACAGAAAAATTTAGAGAAAAATATTCCTTACTAATTAAAAATAAAAAAGTTTCTTTTGGAGCCGTTTCAATAGGAAATCCTCATTGTGTCATTTCTGTTAAAAATATAAATACAACACTTGTTGATATTTTATCACCTTCTATACAAAAGAATAATTTTTTTCCAAATAGTGTAAATGTAGGATTTATGGAAATTATCAATTCAAAAAAAATTAAGTTGAGAGTATATGAAAGAGGTTCAAAGGAAACAAATGCTTGTGGTAGCGGAGCATGTGCTGCTGTTGCTGTAGGTATTAAACAGAATTTATTATCTAATAAAGTAATAGTAGAATTAAAAGGTGGAAAATTAGAAATTTTTTGGAAAAAAGAAGATAATTGTATTTATATGATAGGTCAAGCAACACATGTTTATGATGGGGTTATATATTTATAA
- the trxA gene encoding thioredoxin TrxA — protein MNNSIITNLNDSEFEEKILEEEGICLVDFWAEWCNPCKILSPILEEIAKEYINKIKIFKINIDENPNTAPKYSIKGIPTLLLFSKGKLIATKVGAISKSQLKKFLDTYLN, from the coding sequence ATGAACAATAGTATAATTACTAATTTAAACGATTCTGAGTTTGAAGAAAAAATATTAGAAGAAGAAGGAATATGTTTAGTAGATTTTTGGGCAGAATGGTGTAATCCATGTAAGATTTTATCACCTATTCTAGAAGAAATAGCAAAAGAATACATAAATAAAATTAAAATATTTAAAATTAATATTGATGAAAATCCAAATACTGCACCAAAATATTCAATTAAAGGTATACCGACTCTTTTATTATTTAGTAAAGGAAAATTAATAGCTACTAAAGTTGGAGCTATTTCTAAATCTCAATTAAAAAAATTTTTAGATACTTATCTTAATTAA
- the hemC gene encoding hydroxymethylbilane synthase produces the protein MTINLLKKKIRIATRKSPLALFQAMYVKKKLISIYPNLLITIIPIITHGDKFLNSSFVKSNGKGVFIKELEIALLQNKADIAIHSVKDIPMEIHKNLSLACICKRSNPLDALISKKYKNINQLPKNAIIGTSSLRRKFQLMNYRQDLIISPLRGNIETRLKKLDKGKYDAIILAAAGLKRLGLQKRISYLIPPELSLPPCGQGAIGIECRVKDKEVINILEKIHHYKSKILIQTERAFCKKLLIGCQLPVGSYAILKKEKIWLRTFISSFDGKNIIRGEKIGSFQDAKKIGYKLACELLKKGAKKILA, from the coding sequence ATGACTATTAATTTATTAAAAAAAAAAATAAGAATAGCTACCAGAAAGAGTCCTCTAGCTCTTTTTCAAGCTATGTATGTCAAAAAAAAACTAATTTCTATTTATCCAAATTTATTAATTACCATTATTCCTATAATTACTCATGGAGATAAATTTCTAAACTCTTCTTTTGTAAAATCTAATGGAAAAGGAGTATTTATTAAAGAATTAGAAATAGCATTGCTTCAAAATAAAGCAGATATTGCTATTCATTCAGTTAAAGACATTCCTATGGAAATTCATAAAAATTTAAGTTTAGCTTGTATTTGTAAAAGAAGTAATCCTCTTGATGCTCTCATATCAAAAAAATATAAAAATATTAATCAACTTCCTAAAAATGCTATAATAGGAACATCTAGTTTAAGGAGAAAATTTCAACTTATGAATTATCGTCAAGATTTAATCATTTCTCCTTTAAGAGGAAATATTGAAACTAGATTAAAGAAATTAGATAAAGGAAAATATGACGCCATTATTTTAGCTGCGGCAGGATTAAAGAGATTAGGACTACAAAAAAGAATTTCTTATCTCATACCTCCTGAATTATCTCTACCTCCTTGTGGACAAGGAGCTATTGGAATTGAATGTAGAGTAAAAGATAAAGAAGTTATAAATATTTTAGAAAAAATACATCACTATAAAAGTAAAATTTTAATCCAAACTGAACGAGCTTTCTGTAAAAAATTATTAATAGGTTGCCAACTTCCTGTAGGAAGTTACGCTATTTTAAAAAAAGAAAAAATATGGTTGAGAACCTTTATTAGTTCATTTGATGGAAAAAATATAATAAGAGGAGAAAAAATAGGTTCTTTTCAAGATGCTAAGAAAATAGGTTACAAATTAGCATGTGAACTATTAAAAAAAGGAGCTAAAAAAATTTTAGCTTAA
- a CDS encoding UvrD-helicase domain-containing protein, translated as MNLNFNQKKAINYIKGPCLILAGAGSGKTKVIINKIIHLVKNCNFNPKKIFALTFTNKAATEMKYKIFKKSNSRKLRYVTFSTFHSLGLKIINSELKNLQIEKNFFLINEEEKIFILKKIVHNNFKRNIFFLKKLVFFISKWKNELLTPEKIDVFKKNSEIIFFNYYQLYQIYIRSLNKLDFDDLIFLPAILLKENLHVRNKWKKKINYLLVDEYQDTNLSQYELIKQLNSKNLNFTLVGDDDQSIYSWRGAKPKNIFLLNKDFPNLKVITMEHNYRSSGRILHVANTLISNNPHIFYKKLFSKLEYGSQIQILEGEDERDEAKKIINFLKNHQLRNETKYDDYAILYRSNYQSKMLKTVLLENNIPYDSSSKNLFFHNTEIKHLIYYFRLIANQNDNFSFLKIINIPSRRIGIKTLNKLKNWAKINKKSLFSSINELNIKIKIKEYFLKKLKDFYYLINKLIIFFNTNPLQALKEIIPIIGYEDWLKSSKKNEEIIQKKIKNINNFLNTLSKILIENTMQSKPDFFKMISYLIYSEINYQKKNKNNQKVQIMTLHASKGLEFSYVFIIGLEEGILPYNSMESKNTVDEERRLIYVGITRAKKELFLSYSKTRKMYGKKKYTVPSRFLFELPKKDICWDKKNFFSKKIFSKKFFHIQNLKNIIKKKLKKNNI; from the coding sequence TAAAATAATTCATTTAGTAAAAAATTGTAATTTTAATCCAAAAAAAATTTTTGCATTAACATTTACTAATAAAGCTGCAACAGAAATGAAATATAAAATATTTAAAAAAAGTAATTCTAGAAAATTAAGATATGTTACGTTTTCTACATTCCATTCTTTAGGTTTAAAGATCATAAATTCTGAGTTAAAAAATTTACAAATAGAAAAAAATTTTTTTTTAATTAATGAAGAAGAAAAAATATTTATTTTAAAAAAAATAGTACATAATAATTTTAAAAGAAATATTTTTTTTTTAAAAAAACTAGTTTTTTTTATTTCAAAATGGAAAAATGAATTATTAACGCCCGAAAAAATTGATGTTTTTAAAAAAAATTCAGAAATAATTTTTTTTAATTATTACCAGTTATATCAAATATATATTCGATCATTAAATAAATTAGATTTCGATGATTTAATTTTTTTACCTGCTATTCTGCTAAAAGAAAATTTACATGTACGAAATAAATGGAAAAAAAAAATTAATTATTTATTAGTTGATGAATATCAAGATACGAATCTTAGTCAATATGAATTAATTAAACAATTAAATAGCAAAAACTTAAATTTTACTTTAGTAGGTGATGATGATCAATCTATTTATTCATGGAGAGGTGCTAAACCAAAAAATATTTTTTTATTAAATAAAGATTTTCCAAATTTAAAAGTAATAACAATGGAACATAATTATCGTTCTTCAGGAAGAATTTTACATGTCGCTAATACATTAATTTCGAACAATCCTCACATTTTTTATAAAAAATTATTTTCTAAATTAGAATATGGTTCTCAAATACAAATTTTAGAAGGAGAAGATGAAAGGGATGAGGCGAAAAAAATTATTAATTTTTTAAAAAATCATCAGTTACGAAATGAAACAAAATACGATGATTATGCAATTTTGTATCGAAGTAATTATCAATCTAAGATGTTAAAAACAGTTCTTTTAGAAAATAATATTCCTTATGATTCATCATCTAAAAATTTATTTTTCCATAATACAGAAATAAAGCATTTAATATATTATTTTCGTTTAATAGCAAATCAAAATGACAACTTTTCTTTCTTAAAAATAATTAATATTCCTTCTAGAAGAATCGGAATAAAAACTTTAAATAAGTTAAAAAACTGGGCAAAAATTAATAAAAAAAGTTTATTTTCTTCAATTAATGAGTTAAATATTAAAATAAAGATAAAAGAATATTTTTTAAAAAAACTAAAAGATTTTTATTATTTAATAAATAAACTTATTATTTTTTTTAATACGAATCCTTTACAAGCATTGAAAGAAATAATACCTATTATAGGTTATGAAGATTGGTTAAAGTCTTCAAAGAAAAATGAAGAAATTATACAAAAAAAAATAAAAAATATAAATAATTTTCTGAATACACTTAGCAAAATATTAATTGAAAATACTATGCAATCAAAACCAGATTTCTTTAAAATGATTTCTTACCTAATATATTCTGAAATTAATTATCAAAAAAAAAATAAAAATAATCAAAAAGTACAAATAATGACCTTGCATGCTTCTAAAGGATTAGAATTTTCTTATGTATTTATTATTGGTTTAGAAGAAGGTATACTTCCATATAATTCAATGGAATCTAAAAATACAGTTGATGAAGAAAGAAGATTAATTTATGTTGGAATTACGCGGGCAAAAAAAGAATTGTTTTTAAGTTATTCTAAAACTAGAAAAATGTATGGAAAAAAAAAATATACTGTACCTAGTCGATTCTTATTTGAACTACCTAAAAAAGATATTTGTTGGGATAAGAAAAATTTTTTTTCCAAAAAAATTTTTTCAAAAAAGTTTTTTCACATTCAAAATTTAAAAAATATAATAAAAAAAAAATTAAAAAAAAATAATATTTAA